The following are encoded together in the Halomonas halophila genome:
- a CDS encoding transporter substrate-binding domain-containing protein, protein MALLVSLCLVAWPVAGQGTAGDPRGNGDVIVVGGDHYHPPYEFLDEDGRPTGYAVELTRAIAEVMGIEVRIELGPWSEMRRKLESGEIDALEGMSYSEGRDASFDFAPPHAIVHQSIFARRGTPPVERLEELRGKAVIVQRGDIMQDLLIEQDVGAELFTTDTHADALRALAAGQHDYALVANLPALYLSRELGLTNLVPVARPFSLRYGYAVKEGNADVLAQFSEGLAILKNTGRHQAIYDKWLGPLVQGQGLPWKRLGLIGAIASALLLLILGGIVVWNRMLKREVASRTEELQRQQQQLIQADKMSSLGVLVSGVAHEINNPSGLLLLNLPVLRDAHDDARPILEAHYREHGDFPFGGLPYSRMRDEVPLMLDEMLEGTQRIKRIVGDLKDFARQGSRDLGERLDLDEVTRTAVRLVDNSIRQATDRFEAHYAGDLPAVRGNAQRIEQVVINLVLNACQALENRDQGIRLTTRFLPGDGTVTLEVQDEGRGIDPAALSRLTDPFFTTRRESGGTGLGLSVSAGIVREHDGDLAFASRPGAGTIATLTLPVAPPDDAATPHQNER, encoded by the coding sequence TTGGCCCTGCTGGTCTCACTATGCCTCGTCGCCTGGCCGGTCGCCGGCCAGGGCACGGCGGGAGACCCGCGTGGCAACGGGGACGTGATCGTGGTCGGCGGCGACCACTACCACCCGCCCTACGAGTTCCTCGACGAGGACGGTCGCCCCACCGGCTATGCCGTCGAGTTGACCCGAGCCATCGCCGAGGTAATGGGCATCGAGGTGCGCATCGAGCTGGGCCCCTGGAGCGAGATGCGCCGCAAGCTGGAAAGCGGCGAGATTGACGCCCTGGAGGGCATGTCCTACTCCGAGGGCCGTGACGCCAGCTTCGACTTCGCCCCGCCCCACGCCATCGTCCACCAGTCGATCTTCGCCCGTCGCGGAACGCCTCCCGTGGAACGCCTGGAGGAACTCCGCGGCAAGGCGGTCATCGTCCAGCGCGGCGACATCATGCAGGACCTGCTGATAGAGCAGGACGTCGGGGCCGAGCTGTTCACCACCGACACCCATGCCGATGCCCTGCGCGCCCTCGCCGCCGGCCAGCACGACTACGCCCTGGTGGCCAATCTCCCGGCGCTGTACCTGAGCCGCGAGCTGGGGCTGACCAACCTGGTGCCGGTCGCCCGTCCCTTCTCGCTGCGCTACGGCTATGCGGTCAAGGAGGGAAACGCCGACGTACTCGCCCAGTTCAGCGAGGGACTGGCGATCCTCAAGAACACCGGCCGCCATCAGGCCATCTACGACAAGTGGCTGGGGCCCCTGGTGCAGGGGCAAGGCCTGCCGTGGAAGCGCCTGGGCCTGATCGGGGCGATCGCCTCGGCGCTGCTGCTGCTGATCCTGGGCGGCATCGTGGTCTGGAATCGCATGCTCAAGCGCGAGGTGGCCAGCCGCACCGAGGAACTCCAGCGCCAGCAACAGCAGCTGATCCAGGCCGACAAGATGTCCTCGCTGGGCGTGCTGGTCTCGGGCGTGGCCCACGAGATCAACAACCCCAGCGGCCTGCTGCTGCTGAATCTGCCGGTGCTGCGGGATGCGCACGACGACGCCCGCCCCATTCTCGAGGCCCACTATCGCGAGCACGGCGACTTCCCGTTCGGCGGCCTGCCCTACTCGCGCATGCGCGACGAGGTGCCCTTGATGCTCGACGAGATGCTGGAAGGCACCCAACGCATCAAGCGCATCGTCGGTGATCTCAAGGACTTCGCCCGTCAGGGCAGCCGCGATCTCGGCGAACGCCTCGACCTCGACGAGGTGACCAGGACCGCGGTGCGGCTGGTCGACAACTCGATCCGTCAGGCCACCGACCGCTTCGAGGCGCACTATGCGGGCGACCTGCCCGCCGTGCGGGGCAATGCCCAGCGCATCGAACAGGTGGTGATCAACCTGGTGCTGAACGCCTGCCAGGCTCTCGAAAATCGCGATCAGGGCATCCGCCTGACGACCCGTTTTCTCCCTGGCGACGGGACCGTGACCCTGGAAGTGCAGGATGAAGGCCGGGGCATCGACCCGGCGGCGCTGTCCCGGCTGACTGATCCCTTCTTCACCACTCGGCGGGAGTCCGGTGGCACCGGCCTGGGGCTATCCGTCTCCGCCGGCATCGTCCGCGAGCACGACGGCGACCTGGCCTTCGCCTCGCGCCCAGGCGCGGGCACCATCGCCACCTTGACGCTGCCCGTGGCCCCGCCTGACGACGCTGCCACTCCCCATCAGAACGAGCGATGA
- a CDS encoding sigma-54-dependent transcriptional regulator: protein MSMNLYPAFGLLLVDDEPSFLRSLSIALERSGGINHLHRCEDSRQVMDILARENIGLVTLDLTMPHLSGETLLRQIVEEHPDVGVIVISGLNQVETAVDCIKHGAFDYFVKTDEQSRLIEGIKRAIRLQELRQENQELRRRFLNDTLEHPEAFADIVTDDKGMRSVFQYLESVAPSGQPLLISGESGVGKELIARAAHDLSGRPGPLVCVNAAGLDDGVFADTLFGHERGAFTGADRPRAGMVEQAADGTLFLDEIGDLSPASQVKLLRLLQEGEYYPLGSDRPKRARARIVVATHHDLEARQREGDFRKDLYYRLRTHQVWIPPLRRRHGDIPLLLDHFLAEAADELGKPRPTYPPELPILLANHPFPGNVRELRAMAYDAMSVHRSRTLSMEVFRRAIDPGRTAPEPSEACVERHVFTPNEPLPTLHEVADLLVREAMRRAEGNQSIASRLLGISQPALSKRLKKLREAGSEPL from the coding sequence ATGAGCATGAACCTCTATCCCGCCTTCGGCCTGCTGCTGGTCGACGACGAGCCCTCCTTCCTGCGCAGCCTGAGCATCGCCCTGGAGCGCAGCGGCGGTATCAATCACCTCCATCGCTGCGAGGACAGCCGCCAAGTGATGGACATCCTGGCGCGGGAGAACATCGGACTGGTGACGCTGGACCTCACCATGCCCCACCTGTCGGGCGAGACACTGCTGCGGCAGATCGTCGAGGAGCATCCCGACGTCGGCGTGATCGTGATCAGCGGCCTGAACCAGGTGGAGACCGCCGTCGACTGCATCAAGCACGGCGCCTTCGACTACTTCGTCAAGACCGACGAGCAGAGCCGGCTGATCGAGGGCATCAAGCGGGCCATCCGCCTGCAGGAACTGCGCCAGGAGAACCAGGAGCTGCGGCGTCGCTTTCTCAACGACACTCTGGAGCACCCCGAGGCGTTCGCCGACATCGTCACCGATGACAAGGGCATGCGCTCGGTCTTCCAGTATCTCGAGTCGGTGGCCCCGAGCGGTCAGCCGCTGCTGATCAGTGGCGAGAGCGGCGTCGGCAAGGAACTGATCGCCCGGGCGGCCCATGACCTGAGCGGTCGGCCCGGGCCTCTGGTCTGCGTCAACGCGGCGGGGCTGGACGACGGCGTCTTCGCCGACACCCTGTTCGGTCACGAGAGGGGCGCCTTCACCGGAGCCGATCGTCCCCGCGCCGGGATGGTCGAGCAGGCCGCGGACGGCACCCTGTTCCTCGACGAGATCGGCGACCTAAGTCCGGCCTCCCAGGTCAAGCTGCTGCGCCTGCTGCAGGAGGGAGAATACTACCCGCTGGGCAGCGACCGGCCCAAGCGAGCGCGGGCGCGCATCGTGGTGGCGACGCATCACGACCTCGAGGCACGCCAGCGGGAAGGTGATTTCCGCAAGGACCTCTACTACCGCCTGCGTACCCACCAGGTGTGGATTCCGCCGCTGCGACGGCGCCACGGCGACATCCCTCTGCTGCTGGACCACTTCCTCGCCGAGGCCGCCGACGAGCTCGGCAAGCCGCGGCCGACCTATCCTCCTGAGCTGCCGATACTGCTGGCCAACCACCCCTTCCCCGGCAACGTACGCGAACTGCGAGCCATGGCCTATGACGCCATGAGCGTCCATCGCTCGCGGACGCTTTCCATGGAGGTGTTCCGGCGCGCCATCGATCCGGGGCGCACGGCCCCCGAGCCGTCGGAGGCCTGTGTCGAACGTCACGTCTTCACCCCGAACGAACCCCTGCCAACGCTGCACGAGGTCGCCGACCTGCTGGTCCGCGAGGCAATGCGCCGAGCCGAGGGCAACCAGTCGATCGCCTCGCGACTGCTGGGCATCTCCCAGCCGGCGCTCAGCAAGCGGCTGAAGAAATTGCGCGAAGCCGGCTCTGAACCCCTATAA
- a CDS encoding alanine/glycine:cation symporter family protein, with protein sequence MLALINDLLWGKVLIALLIAVGIGFTLASRCVQFRFFGRMFRILSASQAFKRDRHGHLSSFQALLLSVAGRVGGGNIAGVAVAITLGGPGAVFWMWVVGLMGMATSFLECTLAQTYKTAEPDGTYRGGPARYIARGLGRRWNWLAGLYSVLLLATFGFAFTALQSYAVATSFDDAFGIPARYTGLGLALLVGLIVFGGVKRIARVTEVLVPVMAGGYLLIALAVLALNVTQLPDVIGLIVKSAFGLEPAIGGGIGAAIMMGVKRGLFSNEAGLGSAPNVAAVAYVPHPVNQGIVQAFSVFIDTMIICSATAFIILLGGAYDPAAGAGIDGIALTQASLADHVGEWGRSFVSIALLLFGFSTILYNYYLGENSLDFFSRGNRTLFNAFRLAIIGLCTWGAMTDLGTVFAFADTTMGFLALANLIALTMLFKPGLRILRDFDGQIRSGVTQPIFDAERFSDLNVDPTAWEIEPEDRERVRRSTAAATTEA encoded by the coding sequence ATGCTCGCGCTGATCAACGACCTGCTGTGGGGCAAGGTGCTGATCGCCCTGCTGATCGCCGTAGGCATCGGCTTCACCCTCGCCTCGCGCTGCGTGCAGTTCCGCTTCTTCGGCCGCATGTTCCGCATTCTCAGCGCCAGCCAGGCCTTCAAGCGCGACAGGCACGGCCACCTGAGCTCCTTCCAGGCGCTGCTGCTGTCGGTGGCCGGCCGGGTCGGCGGCGGCAACATCGCCGGCGTCGCCGTGGCCATCACGCTGGGCGGCCCGGGCGCCGTGTTCTGGATGTGGGTGGTCGGCCTGATGGGCATGGCCACCAGCTTCCTCGAGTGCACCCTGGCGCAGACCTACAAGACCGCCGAGCCAGACGGCACCTACCGCGGCGGCCCGGCCCGCTACATCGCCCGCGGCCTCGGCCGCCGCTGGAACTGGCTGGCGGGCCTCTACTCGGTGCTGCTGCTGGCCACCTTCGGCTTCGCCTTCACCGCCCTGCAGTCCTATGCTGTAGCCACCTCCTTCGACGATGCCTTCGGCATCCCGGCCCGCTACACCGGGCTCGGACTGGCCCTGCTGGTCGGCCTGATCGTCTTCGGCGGGGTCAAGCGCATTGCCCGGGTCACCGAGGTCCTGGTCCCGGTGATGGCAGGCGGCTACCTGCTGATCGCCCTGGCGGTCCTGGCGCTGAACGTGACGCAGTTGCCCGACGTCATCGGGCTGATCGTCAAGAGCGCCTTCGGCCTCGAGCCGGCCATCGGCGGCGGCATCGGCGCAGCGATCATGATGGGCGTCAAGCGCGGCCTGTTCTCCAACGAGGCCGGGCTGGGCAGCGCGCCCAACGTGGCGGCAGTGGCCTACGTGCCGCACCCGGTCAATCAGGGCATCGTCCAGGCCTTCTCGGTGTTCATCGACACCATGATCATCTGCTCGGCCACCGCCTTCATCATCCTGCTCGGCGGGGCCTATGATCCGGCAGCCGGCGCCGGCATCGACGGCATCGCCCTGACCCAGGCCTCGCTGGCCGACCACGTCGGCGAATGGGGCCGCAGCTTCGTCAGCATCGCGCTGCTGCTGTTCGGCTTCAGCACCATCCTCTACAACTACTACCTCGGCGAAAACAGCCTCGACTTCTTCAGCCGCGGCAATCGCACCCTGTTCAACGCTTTCCGACTCGCCATCATCGGCCTGTGCACCTGGGGGGCGATGACCGACCTGGGCACCGTCTTCGCCTTCGCCGACACCACCATGGGCTTCCTGGCACTTGCCAACCTCATCGCCTTGACCATGCTGTTCAAGCCGGGACTGCGCATCCTGCGCGACTTCGATGGCCAGATCCGGTCGGGCGTGACACAGCCGATCTTCGACGCCGAGCGCTTTAGCGACCTGAACGTCGATCCGACGGCCTGGGAGATCGAGCCCGAGGATCGCGAGCGCGTCCGCCGCTCCACGGCGGCAGCGACCACCGAGGCGTAG
- the glsB gene encoding glutaminase B, with translation MEAMQQWVESLERRARFRLGSGRVADYIPALAEQDADRFGIAICTNQGEIYHAGEAQVPFSIQSIAKVLLLTLALRVQGDALWTRVGRNPSGMPFNSLTQLEAEGGKPRNPFINAGAIAVTDRLVGAFATPSKHLRDVARRLSGNSAIHIDDAVQASEWKHRSRNAAMAYLMKAFGHLDNEVDEVLTAYFACCALSMSCVDLARAFNFLAAEGHALSAGERFIAPDLARRINSLLFTCGMYDAAGDFAYRAGLPAKSGVGGGIVAIVPGRFSVCAWSPALDERGNSVAAQYALELLADDLGRWSGIIPAGLTSGGKMTPIM, from the coding sequence ATGGAAGCCATGCAGCAATGGGTGGAAAGCCTGGAACGCCGCGCCAGATTCCGCCTGGGCAGCGGCCGCGTCGCCGACTACATTCCGGCGCTGGCCGAGCAGGACGCCGATCGGTTCGGCATCGCGATCTGTACTAATCAGGGCGAGATCTACCACGCCGGCGAGGCCCAGGTGCCCTTCTCGATTCAGAGCATCGCCAAGGTGCTGCTGCTGACCCTGGCCCTGCGCGTCCAGGGTGATGCCCTGTGGACGCGCGTGGGCCGCAACCCCTCGGGTATGCCCTTCAATTCCCTGACCCAGTTGGAAGCGGAGGGCGGCAAGCCCCGCAACCCCTTCATCAACGCCGGTGCCATCGCGGTGACCGACCGGCTGGTCGGCGCCTTCGCCACGCCCTCGAAGCACCTGCGCGACGTCGCCCGCCGCTTGTCCGGCAACTCGGCGATTCACATCGACGATGCCGTGCAGGCTTCCGAGTGGAAACATCGGTCCCGCAACGCCGCCATGGCCTACCTCATGAAGGCCTTCGGCCACCTCGACAACGAGGTCGACGAAGTCCTGACGGCCTACTTCGCCTGCTGCGCGCTTTCCATGAGCTGCGTCGATCTCGCCCGCGCCTTCAACTTCCTGGCCGCCGAGGGTCATGCCCTGTCCGCAGGCGAACGCTTCATCGCCCCCGACCTGGCACGGCGGATCAACTCGCTGCTGTTCACCTGCGGTATGTACGATGCGGCGGGCGACTTCGCCTACCGGGCCGGTTTGCCGGCCAAGAGCGGCGTCGGCGGCGGCATCGTCGCCATCGTACCCGGCCGCTTCTCGGTCTGCGCCTGGTCGCCGGCGCTGGATGAACGCGGTAACTCGGTAGCCGCCCAATATGCCCTCGAATTGCTCGCCGACGACCTGGGCCGCTGGTCCGGTATCATCCCCGCCGGCTTGACTTCGGGTGGCAAGATGACGCCCATTATGTAG
- a CDS encoding MFS transporter — translation MSTTPSGATARHPRLAELALALGGFGIGTSEFVIMGLLERVAGDLQVAAADVGYAISSYALGVVVGAPLISALAARVPRRTLLIVLMLVFAVGNVASALATSFWPFVGLRFLAGLPHGAYFGVAALVAANAVPIEQRARAVSRVMLGLTTAILVGAPLATWAGQWLGWQSAFLGVGAIALTTAVLIRLWVPTQAADPHASPKRELSALVKQRVLFTLGVASIGFGGMFAVFSYVVPTLSAQAGMREAIGPWVLTIFGIGTIVGNLVGARLADKNLLKAIPRILIWCLVVQAGFFFAANHLIAGLLFVGLVGTSMALGPALQTRLMDVAGDAQTMAASMNHAAFNCANALGAWLAAVVIKGGAPWSASGLVGAVLALGGLAMFFTGRYLERREANAAVA, via the coding sequence ATGTCGACCACCCCGTCCGGCGCCACCGCGCGCCACCCCCGCCTGGCTGAACTGGCGCTGGCTCTCGGCGGCTTCGGGATCGGCACCAGCGAGTTCGTGATCATGGGCCTGCTGGAACGCGTGGCCGGCGATCTGCAGGTCGCCGCCGCCGACGTCGGCTACGCCATCTCCAGCTATGCGCTGGGCGTGGTGGTCGGCGCACCGCTGATCTCGGCGCTGGCCGCCCGGGTGCCGCGCCGCACCCTGCTGATCGTGCTGATGCTGGTGTTTGCCGTCGGCAACGTCGCCAGCGCCCTGGCTACCTCGTTCTGGCCGTTCGTCGGGCTGCGCTTCCTGGCCGGCCTGCCCCACGGCGCCTACTTCGGCGTCGCCGCCCTGGTGGCGGCCAATGCGGTGCCCATCGAGCAGCGCGCCCGGGCGGTGAGCCGGGTGATGCTGGGTCTGACCACCGCCATCCTGGTCGGCGCGCCATTGGCCACCTGGGCCGGCCAGTGGCTGGGCTGGCAGAGCGCCTTCCTCGGCGTCGGCGCCATCGCCCTGACCACCGCGGTGCTGATCCGCCTGTGGGTGCCGACCCAGGCGGCCGATCCCCATGCCAGCCCCAAGCGCGAGCTTTCGGCGCTGGTCAAGCAGCGGGTGCTGTTCACCCTGGGCGTGGCCAGCATCGGCTTCGGCGGCATGTTCGCGGTGTTCAGCTACGTGGTGCCGACCCTCTCGGCCCAGGCCGGCATGCGCGAAGCCATCGGCCCCTGGGTGCTGACGATCTTCGGCATCGGCACCATCGTCGGCAACCTGGTCGGCGCGCGGCTGGCCGACAAGAACCTGCTCAAGGCGATCCCCCGCATCCTGATCTGGTGCCTGGTGGTGCAGGCCGGTTTCTTCTTCGCCGCCAACCACCTGATCGCCGGGCTGCTGTTCGTCGGCCTGGTGGGCACCAGCATGGCCCTGGGCCCGGCGCTGCAGACCCGGCTGATGGACGTCGCCGGCGACGCCCAGACCATGGCCGCCTCGATGAACCACGCCGCCTTCAACTGCGCCAACGCTCTGGGCGCCTGGCTGGCGGCGGTGGTGATCAAGGGCGGAGCCCCCTGGTCGGCCAGCGGCCTGGTCGGCGCCGTGCTGGCGCTCGGCGGGCTGGCGATGTTCTTCACCGGGCGCTACCTGGAGCGCCGCGAGGCGAATGCCGCCGTGGCCTGA
- the gmk gene encoding guanylate kinase has protein sequence MPQGTLFIVSAPSGAGKTSLVRELIERLDGIQVSVSHTTRPRREGEVDGVNYHFVERAEFERMIDEGDFFEHARVFDNYYGTSRRAVEELLAAGQDVILEIDWQGARQVREQLPDAVSIFILPPSREELERRLSGRGTDEHAVIASRMREAVSEMSHYDEYDYVVINDDFTTAEQELQSLVIARRLTTERTRERHAPLLASLLA, from the coding sequence ATGCCCCAAGGTACGCTCTTCATCGTTTCCGCCCCCTCCGGCGCCGGCAAGACCAGCCTGGTGCGCGAACTGATCGAACGCCTCGACGGCATCCAGGTCTCGGTGTCCCACACCACCCGGCCCCGCCGCGAGGGCGAGGTGGACGGCGTGAACTATCACTTCGTCGAGCGGGCCGAGTTCGAGCGCATGATCGACGAAGGCGACTTCTTCGAGCATGCCCGGGTATTCGACAACTACTACGGCACCTCGCGGCGCGCCGTGGAGGAACTGCTGGCCGCCGGCCAGGACGTGATCCTGGAGATCGACTGGCAGGGCGCCCGCCAGGTCCGCGAGCAGCTGCCCGACGCGGTCTCGATCTTCATCCTGCCGCCGTCCCGGGAGGAGCTGGAACGCCGCCTGTCCGGCCGCGGCACCGACGAGCACGCCGTGATCGCCTCCCGCATGCGCGAGGCGGTCAGCGAGATGTCGCACTACGACGAGTACGACTACGTGGTGATCAACGACGACTTCACCACCGCCGAGCAGGAGCTGCAGTCGCTGGTCATCGCCCGGCGCCTGACCACCGAACGTACCCGCGAGCGCCACGCCCCGCTGCTGGCCTCGTTGCTCGCCTGA
- the rpoZ gene encoding DNA-directed RNA polymerase subunit omega — protein MARVTVEDCLENVENRFKLVMISTQRARQLARGSRDALLPWENDKPTVMALREIADGLVDSSVLDEPVEAAPVRPRPEGESGIPAEE, from the coding sequence ATGGCGCGTGTTACCGTCGAAGACTGTCTGGAAAACGTCGAAAATCGCTTCAAGCTGGTGATGATCTCCACCCAGCGCGCTCGCCAGCTGGCCCGCGGCTCCCGCGATGCCCTGCTGCCCTGGGAAAACGACAAGCCCACGGTGATGGCGCTGCGCGAGATCGCCGATGGCCTGGTCGATTCCAGCGTGCTGGACGAACCGGTCGAGGCCGCCCCCGTGCGTCCGCGCCCCGAAGGCGAGTCGGGCATCCCCGCCGAGGAGTGA